CGAACGACGCGGGAGAGGCGGCACGTCGCGGCGGTAGCGCGCCGCGTATTCGGTGGAGTCAGCGTAAGGTGCCGGAATGGCCATCATCCTCGAGAGACGCGCCGCGTTTGTCAGCGCGCTCGATGATCGCATCGCGCGGCGAAGCGCAAGAGCCCCTGGGCTGGCAGCCGCCATCGAAAGATTCGTTCTGGCCGTGCTGGTCACGTTCAGCCGCCAGGCCGCTCATCGGCGGCTTCCTCCGGCGTGCGGTTGTACTCGGCCACCGCAGCAAGCCAGTAAGCGAGTTCCTCGAAATCCATCGCGGCTAGTTCCCGGACTCCGAATCCGAAGCGGACGAGGCCTGCGAAGGCGCCGGCGCCGGGGAGCCCTGCGCCGGCTCGTGAAAATTTGTGCCCGTCACCTCCGCCTGAAGGATCAGGACGTCCTCAAGGTCCAGCTCGAGCACGTCCTCATATACGATCGGCGCGCCCTCGATCTGGGCGAGCTCCGCGATGAGCGCGAACACCACCGCCGTGGGATCGGGGTTGCCGCCGACCGCGCGCTGCGCCCGCATCAGGTCGCGTCCCTTGCCCTTGCGCAGCGTGGCGCTCCGGCCCGACGGCAGCGTCAGGCTGCGTATTTCGGGCGAAGCTGAGCGCCTTGCGCAAGGCGCGGCGGAAGTTCTCGTTTCAGCCATCTTCATTACCCGCGGTTAGCCGCCGAGGTTGGCGCGGAAAGTGTTGAGCTGGTCGGCGCCGTTGACGACGTAAATATTCGCCATTACATCGAACAGGAAAATCTGCGTCCCTCCGATATACAGTTCGGAGTGATACACGGAGATCACGGATGTGGTGTCCACTCCCTCGTGAAGTTTGAAGTTCATCGCACCCGCGTCCTTGAACACGCCGGTCATCAGATAGACCAGCGGCTGCTCCTGCGTGCGCCCCTGGCTGGTGTAGGTTTCGAGGTTGCCGCGGATCTGGAAGTAGTGCGCCTGAAAAGGGCTGTTGAGCACTGCCTCGGCCTCGGGATAGATCGAGGCCCACTTGATCTTGGCTTCGAGCTTGTCGACGCCGGCCCAGAACTCGGCCGTGCCGGCCATTCCCAGCCCCTTGTGATCGACCATCTTGTGCCTGGGCTTTGCGACCTCGACCTCCTCGGCGCGGCCCATCAGGCCGATACCGTCAATATAAACGTTGGCGTTGGTGATCCGATTGACCGAGAGATTTGGCATCGCGATTGAGCCTCGTGCGGCCCGGCGTCGCGGAAGGGCGATGGCGGGCGGTTAAGCCGAGCTAGGCGTTGAGCGTGACCGCGGTGAGCGCGGAGGTATTGCCGAGCGCGCTCAGCAGTGTGGTATCGATAAAGACGTTGTAGGTCAGGCGCTCGGCGGGCGGTGGCGGCATCACGTCGAGGTCGAATACCAGCTGCCCGGCAGCGACCTGGCTGGGGGGATTTTCGTCGGGATTGTAGCTCGCGCTGCCGGCGACCAGCGCGCCGCGCCCGATCAGGCTGCGGATGAAGGCGTTGGCGCTGGCCAGGATCGCCGAGATTAGCGCGTTGCTGATCGGCTGATCGATGAACTGGAGCATCGCGAGCTCCACCGACTCCTCGATCACGTCCATCGTGCGGCGCACGTTGATGAAATTGTCGGGCGTGGTCGAGGAAGGAAAAGCGGCCGAACGGTTGCCCCAGAGGCGCGGGCCGGTGCCGAAGGCGTTGAAGATGGTCACGACGCCCTGGGCGTTGAGGTTGTTAACGTCGCTGGCCGCGTCGATGACCGAGGCGTAGAGCGTCACGTCCGGGCCGAGCGGGCCGTTGACGGGCGTGTTGGAGGGCGACCACCAGTAGCCCTTCTGGAGGTCCTTGGCGGCGATCGCGCCCGCCACCCATTGCGAGTACGGGCCGACCGCCTCGGAGTTGGCCGCGTTCTGAACCGGCGTGCCCGCCGAGTTGAGCGTTACGCCGGTGGGTATCAGGCCGGTGTCGAGAAACTTCTCCTGCGGGTAGCAGAGCACCGCGCGAGCCGAGCTGGTGGCAAATGCGTTGCCGGTTGCGGCGCGGTCGGCGATTATCGTCGCGGGCGAGGTCGACGGCGGTGAATCGATGAGCGCGATCGCGCGGATGGTTTCCGCCATCGAGAGCAACGCGGCGGCGGTTGGCGCGTCCTGCGAGTAACCGGGCGCGATCAGGATCTTGGGAAAGAAGCCCAGGGTGCCGTAAGTCGTGCGCAGCGTCTGGATTCCGGAGTAAACGGTGCCGCTGACCGCGCCGATTATGTCGGTGTCGGTGACCTTGCCCGGGTCGGCGTAGTTGAATGATACGCTGAGCGCCTGGCCGGAGGTGATCGCGCCGCCGCTCTTCGCAGTAACTACTCCATTTACGGCGTCGAGCGTATAGTCAGTGCCATTGATGTAGGTAGTGGTGCCGGCTGAGTTCTTGACCGCAACGTCCCATACGCCCATGTGGCCGAGGCTGACCGCCTGCGCACCCGACGCCGGCATCGCGAGCGCGAGCCCGCTGACGGCGGTGAAATGGACGTAGGGATTGAAGACGTCCACCACCACCGCCTGGCCCGCTCCCTGGGCCTGGATGGCGGCCAGCGCGTAGGGCACCGTGTAACCCTGGATGAGCGGGCCGAAGGCGGCCGCCGAGCCGGCGATATTCGGATTGGCGGTGAAGTTCACCAGCGTCGGCGTCTGGAGCAGAGTGCCGGCGAACGTGACCAGCTTCCAGACTGCGGTCCCGTCGTTGGTGGTGGCGTTGAGCGCGGTCGCCCACACCGGTGCGGCGGAGCCGGTGGTGCCGGAGGTCAGGCACTGCTGGACGTTTCCATTGGCGTCAACGATCTGCTGGCCGCCGGAAACCATCCAGTTGGCCTGCCAGAGGTCG
The sequence above is drawn from the Candidatus Binataceae bacterium genome and encodes:
- a CDS encoding phage tail sheath subtilisin-like domain-containing protein, with amino-acid sequence MPASFLHGIETIEVATGPMPITVVKSAVIGLVGSAPLWAVAGALDLWQANWMVSGGQQIVDANGNVQQCLTSGTTGSAAPVWATALNATTNDGTAVWKLVTFAGTLLQTPTLVNFTANPNIAGSAAAFGPLIQGYTVPYALAAIQAQGAGQAVVVDVFNPYVHFTAVSGLALAMPASGAQAVSLGHMGVWDVAVKNSAGTTTYINGTDYTLDAVNGVVTAKSGGAITSGQALSVSFNYADPGKVTDTDIIGAVSGTVYSGIQTLRTTYGTLGFFPKILIAPGYSQDAPTAAALLSMAETIRAIALIDSPPSTSPATIIADRAATGNAFATSSARAVLCYPQEKFLDTGLIPTGVTLNSAGTPVQNAANSEAVGPYSQWVAGAIAAKDLQKGYWWSPSNTPVNGPLGPDVTLYASVIDAASDVNNLNAQGVVTIFNAFGTGPRLWGNRSAAFPSSTTPDNFINVRRTMDVIEESVELAMLQFIDQPISNALISAILASANAFIRSLIGRGALVAGSASYNPDENPPSQVAAGQLVFDLDVMPPPPAERLTYNVFIDTTLLSALGNTSALTAVTLNA
- a CDS encoding phage tail assembly protein yields the protein MAETRTSAAPCARRSASPEIRSLTLPSGRSATLRKGKGRDLMRAQRAVGGNPDPTAVVFALIAELAQIEGAPIVYEDVLELDLEDVLILQAEVTGTNFHEPAQGSPAPAPSQASSASDSESGN
- a CDS encoding phage major tail tube protein; the encoded protein is MPNLSVNRITNANVYIDGIGLMGRAEEVEVAKPRHKMVDHKGLGMAGTAEFWAGVDKLEAKIKWASIYPEAEAVLNSPFQAHYFQIRGNLETYTSQGRTQEQPLVYLMTGVFKDAGAMNFKLHEGVDTTSVISVYHSELYIGGTQIFLFDVMANIYVVNGADQLNTFRANLGG